In Schizosaccharomyces osmophilus chromosome 2, complete sequence, the following proteins share a genomic window:
- the mod21 gene encoding gamma tubulin complex GCP5 subunit Mod21, whose translation MVTKKNIDTLESLWKNLKNTKDAPDQKWLKRCQEIIHTTPSRTLVFSEVMERLYRVSEKMSILGREDLEVPLLDACELLERQTTSLKEEFLHSQYLAVLLELSRNPLEIRNVGSRNKIEDLHAETESRSLNEELSSLGGDHWEEQDWMEITSEEEEDKDEYIDDLTIGETHCSTSTTDEKQMVDSVQEDDPHIWKLQPSSDSAIPYVRKEAIASFRKVKPFMFFDGSSALEEKNISERWFVKDVIYMLFGLPSFFFLTHDDGTVKVRRQILPKVNILTHESMYSILDNFASHGSCLNNFRNLLKDVTEKNVGHLNLHNTSEIVRKELVFPYLKEPLENCLKGLQKQLHKLEFEIYYISTKSTLFQAYMDLSPIIFCLKNYLQILNTSNTVWDVVEKLDILKQQKHEKDTYNYLFKSSCTAVIRWLYQFANHLHLEKIPQYAKPIVSLMMKQPNLEEGHEETLQELESSFIYENAFSFAEVLLQLEVCFQAKKSNLPFWGIERMASQERTPLSGLNALIQRFESAKCSLLLKQQGKMAYGHYVFIQTCLNYCMFLHNELQIMLSDATNVNSNLSFFGTEIKPVHNNLSMEEIIEQFLRDVFTEDVVEILRLEVLTCQQEVFANVMEKRFSTNSGSTLESNKVDEEAGKFCDIFVKLSKVLLHPDRPIDPGAYSCRRRLSELLLLIIPEV comes from the exons ATGGTTACCAAGAAGAATATTGATACTTTGGAATctctttggaaaaacttaaaaaacacaaaagaTGCACCTGATCAAAAATGGCTTAAGAGATGCCAAGAAATTATTCATACTACGCCGAGTCGTACTTTGGTGTTTAGTGAAGTGATGGAAAGACTTTATAG GGTTTCCGAGAAAATGTCCATCCTGGGCCGTGAGGATTTGGAAGTACCTCTCCTCGATGCATGCGAACTTCTCGAGCGACAGACTACTAGCCTGAAGGAAGAATTTCTACATTCTCAGTATTTGGCGGTGTTACTAGAGCTTTCAAGAAATCCTTTAGAAATTCGTAATGTAGGATCCCgaaacaaaatagaagaCTTGCATGCCGAAACTGAGTCGCGTTCTTTGAATGAAGAGCTATCTTCACTCGGTGGAGACCATTGGGAAGAACAAGATTGGATGGAAATAACcagtgaagaagaagaagacaaagacGAATATATTGATGATTTAACAATAGGCGAGACCCACTGCTCTACGTCAACTACAgacgaaaaacaaatggTAGACAGTGTTCAAGAAGATGATCCCCATATATGGAAGCTTCAACCCTCAAGTGATTCCGCTATACCCTATGTTAGGAAAGAAGCCATTGCGAGTTTTAGGAAGGTGAAACCATTCATGTTTTTTGATGGGAGTAGCGCTTtagaggaaaagaatatcTCAGAAAGATGGTTTGTGAAGGATGTTATTTACATGCTGTTTGGTCTCCctagttttttctttctaacTCATGATGATGGAACTGTAAAGGTTAGGCGTCAGATACTTCCGAAAGTGAACATACTTACTCATGAATCAATGTACAGTATACTGGATAATTTTGCAAGCCATGGTTCTTGTTTGAACAACTTTCGAAATCTCCTAAAAGATGTAACAGAGAAGAATGTGGGTCATTTGAATTTACATAACACATCTGAGATTGTTAGGAAAGAGCTTGTTTTTCCCTATTTAAAGGAACCCTTAGAAAATTGTTTAAAAGGATTGCAAAAACAGTTGCACAAGTTGGAGTTTGAGATATACTATATATCGACAAAGTCGACTCTATTCCAAGCGTATATGGATTTATCCCctatcattttttgtttgaaaaactaTTTACAGATTTTAAACACTTCAAACACCGTTTGGGATGTAGTGGAGAAACTTGACATTTTGAAGCAACAGAAACATGAGAAGGATACttataattatttatttaaatccTCATGCACAGCGGTTATACGATGGTTATATCAGTTTGCAAATCATCTGCATCTTGAGAAGATCCCCCAATATGCGAAGCCAATTGTTTCGTTAATGATGAAGCAGCCGAATCTTGAGGAAGGTCACGAGGAAACACTGCAAGAATTAGAAAGCTCTTTCATTTATGAAAAtgcgttttcttttgcagaAGTATTACTACAATTGGAAGTATGttttcaagcaaaaaaatcgaATCTCCCATTCTGgggaattgaaagaatggCCTCACAGGAACGTACTCCCCTCTCAGGGCTGAATGCTTTAATTCAAAGATTTGAGTCTGCCAAATGTTCGTTACTTCTCAAGCAACAAGGGAAAATGGCATATGGTCATTACGTGTTCATTCAAACATGTCTAAATTATTGTATGTTTTTGCATAATGAACTTCAAATAATGCTGTCCGATGCAACAAACGTGAATAGCAACTTGAGCTTTTTCGGGACAGAAATAAAGCCAGTTCATAACAATCTGAGTATGGAAGAAATCATAGAACAATTCCTTCGAGATGTGTTTACCGAAGATGTAGTGGAAATTTTACGGCTTGAAGTTCTAACTTGTCAACAAGAAGTGTTTGCAAATGTTATGGAAAAAAGGTTCTCTACAAATTCAGGTTCAACGTTAGAATCAAATAAAGTGGACGAAGAAGCAGGAAAGTTCTGTGATATTTTTGTGAAACTATCCAAAGTTCTATTGCATCCTGATCGACCCATTGATCCTGGTGCTTATTCTTGTAGAAGGCGTTTATCAGAATTACTCTTACTGATTATCCCCGAAGTTTAA
- the yam8 gene encoding plasma membrane stretch-activated calcium ion channel Yam8, translating to MIKFTSILFLFPVFVFLLATKIAAITYNPLTLNGTAVGNIEDQSVVYYNISWSEGQAKTINLTLSTCSTFEGSSNLILYASNYSFDNSLALGNYSYSSVDAGLASLSITGYSPMFIAVSSSDSQYSQSYIGGNHDKTSNSAYQTEYELSAGNNFTFTQYNETKFLFAQDTDFQAALLITGNLTTNDTSVIPNYQIYVNPTDSAFDKQIGQLSRSFCAYRGNPSTLNINNADLSMTVRGLGPFAKEQFYLKGLSPNTSYTAYVVKPNIDAYGGTTYPPITFTTNVGTTCQLIYDLEFCSEVAYSVPGNAAAYSALSLASWYNQQAYGYYQNFTYTLDQYPCNATALSIYSLFRNCSDCLQSYRNWLCAAVIPRCADITDNSTFLVYRNNNSRYPLIDEVVRPGPYKEVLPCAHLCYTLASSCPVDLGFSCPRSGFGLEESYGEISNATGVIACNAPGVEFYESVASFLQIPWLSFIILFLIWCLVL from the coding sequence atgatAAAATTTACCAgcatccttttccttttcccaGTGttcgtctttcttttagcGACTAAAATTGCAGCTATTACCTACAATCCTTTGACTCTCAATGGCACGGCTGTAGGGAACATAGAAGACCAAAGTGTAGTTTATTACAACATTTCTTGGTCAGAGGGACAAGCTAAGACCATCAATTTGACGTTATCAACATGCTCTACATTTGAAGGATCTAGCAATTTAATACTCTATGCCTCCAACTATTCCTTTGACAATTCCCTTGCTTTAGGGAATTACTCTTATTCCTCAGTGGATGCCGGACTGGCTTCCTTGTCGATAACTGGATATTCACCAATGTTTATTGCGGTTTCCAGCAGTGATTCTCAATATAGTCAAAGTTACATCGGCGGCAATCATGATAAGACTTCCAATAGTGCATATCAAACAGAATATGAGCTGTCTGCTGGCAataattttacttttaccCAGTACAATGAaacaaagtttttgttcGCCCAAGATACAGATTTTCAAGCAGCTTTACTAATCACTGGTAATCTTACTACAAATGATACGTCTGTAATTCCAAATTATCAAATTTACGTTAATCCAACGGACTCAGCTTTTGATAAACAAATCGGACAACTATCGAGATCTTTCTGTGCTTACCGAGGCAATCCATCTACCCTTAACATAAACAATGCAGATTTGTCGATGACGGTACGTGGTTTAGGTCCCTTTGCCAAGGAACagttttatttgaaagGATTATCGCCAAACACTTCGTATACCGCATATGTGGTCAAGCCCAATATCGACGCATATGGCGGTACTACCTATCCTCCTATAACTTTTACGACAAACGTTGGAACAACATGTCAATTGATCTATGATTTGGAGTTTTGTTCTGAAGTAGCTTATTCCGTTCCCGGGAACGCTGCAGCCTATTCAGCTTTATCATTAGCTTCATGGTACAACCAGCAAGCGTATGGCTATTACCAAAACTTCACATATACGTTGGATCAATACCCTTGTAATGCAACTGCGCTTTCCATTTATTCTCTGTTCCGTAATTGCAGTGACTGCCTGCAGAGTTACAGAAATTGGTTATGTGCTGCCGTCATCCCCCGCTGTGCAGATATAACGGATAACAGCACTTTCCTTGTTTATAGGAACAATAACTCAAGATATCCGTTAATAGACGAAGTCGTTCGGCCCGGCCCATATAAAGAGGTCCTTCCGTGCGCTCATCTTTGCTACACGTTAGCTTCAAGTTGCCCTGTGGATTTAGGATTTTCTTGTCCCAGGAGTGGATTTGGATTAGAAGAGTCATATGGTGAGATTAGCAATGCGACGGGTGTAATCGCTTGCAATGCACCTGGAGTAGAATTTTATGAAAGCGTCGCAAGCTTTTTACAAATACCTTGGTTGTCCTTtataatcctttttttaatttggtGTTTGGTCCTTTAA
- the trk2 gene encoding plasma membrane potassium ion transmembrane transporter Trk2 → MSIIKKSRLFKFLKFCKVYVSRRFQFLEYHYAFILGMTILNSIILYGSGHLHYIDALFLASGAVTQSGIPTVKITDISIYQQLTLLIFSVLSTPVAVNLGLTVIKLYYYNRRYDKVLRGNRLTMTYTYNTFRPREEAEPNRVGGRKIQVLLDQGNRLRRPVAPSKDNQETEEETQPKGGFSRLRRSLSTVQRPSTLPNIPFFKFPRKSVDLEKQDSPAENASFSGSPIHDEDRHSTQSEYRVRNSDYSGAPSASASNLDEEEHSNPIEYSSRDLDDMNPPSPFDRREEPNPSTQVEYAPRNNDYVNSTGDESSGGDNLPSRHSNESNDPDTSTQINERDSSASSNRTNFSAPRETVAGSLSSSHGSNPYPSEYNITRTDNEPHSLSKEPDESAPAPDNLDQVSTSGNTGRQEVSNREGAASPRITIAIPPAPDHERKPVHTAGYNKDSSSIKSPMSFGRANRGATFSLTNRTPGDRHSMSLLPSQFRKTFTSALPDRLKSSNTFRSANTSTTMPFLSYQPTVGRNSAFYALSGEEREELAGIEYQSLKVLTVLLTIYFLLWHVLGLVGFLIYIYTAKVSGRACTIAGINRGWWAAFTSTSLFNNIGFALHNDSLNQFQKAIFPQVMGTILILTGNTFFPIALRLMIWCSLLFSRFFKPHFQQSLIFLLEHPRRSFTLLFPPKVTWYLTANLVGLNLVSFFFFMVLNLSNQYVEQIPVGYRIMNGIFQNASTRAAGFTVVDIGSIAPALIVSYMFMMYISAYIAMSIRQTNVYEERSLGIYAPPADESSESDTDSSDKEQQQQQDAKTKPKTGRNYLVDHLQRQLSHDLWYMFFGFFLITILEGSRLQRADEPQFTLFSILFEVVSGYGTVGLSLGYGDAPSLSAQFRKISKLVMIALEIRGRHRGLPSALDRAVLMPSDKNFDREEEDYIRKHGKNK, encoded by the exons aTGTCaataataaagaagagCAGGCTATTCAAGTTCTTGAAGTTCTGTAAAGTCTATGTGAGTAGGCGGTTTCAGTTTCTTGAATACCATT ATGCGTTTATCCTTGGAATGACGATTTTAAATTCCATCATTTTGTACGGTAGCGGACACTTACATTACATTGATGCTCTATTTCTTGCTAGTGGAGCCGTTACACAATCAGGCATCCCTACAGTGAAGATAACAGATATTTCGATATACCAGCAA CTTACACTGTTAATCTTTTCGGTTCTAAGTACGCCGGTGGCCGTCAATCTTGGACTTACAGTTATAAAGCTGTACTATTATAATAGGCGTTATGACAAAGTGCTAAGAGGTAACCGTTTGACGATGACTTATACCTACAACACATTTCGCCCTAGGGAGGAGGCCGAACCCAATAGGGTAGGTGGTCGAAAAATTCAAGTGTTGCTGGATCAGGGAAATCGTTTACGTCGGCCCGTTGCTCCTTCAAAAGACAATCAAGAAACCGAGGAAGAGACACAGCCCAAAGGAGGGTTTTCACGCCTTCGCCGTTCACTTAGCACAGTACAAAGACCAAGTACACTTCCTaacattccttttttcaaatttccAAGAAAATCCGTcgatttggaaaagcaaGACTCACCAGCGGaaaatgcttctttttcaggGTCGCCAATTCATGATGAAGATCGCCATTCTACCCAAAGTGAGTATCGTGTAAGAAATAGTGACTATTCAGGTGCTCCATCGGCCTCAGCATCAAACttagatgaagaagagcatTCTAATCCGATCGAGTACTCATCCCGAGATTTGGATGATATGAATCCTCCGTCTCCCTTTGACCGTAGAGAAGAACCTAACCCATCTACTCAGGTTGAATATGCCCCCAGAAATAATGACTATGTAAATAGTACTGGAGACGAATCATCGGGTGGGGACAATCTGCCATCCAGACATTCTAATGAATCGAACGATCCTGATACTTCAACTCAAATTAATGAACGTGATAGCTCGGCTTCATCTAATCGTACGAACTTTTCGGCTCCAAGAGAAACCGTTGCTGGCTCTTTGTCTTCTTCCCATGGATCTAATCCGTATCCTTCAGAGTACAACATCACCCGTACCGATAATGAACCGCACTCGTTGTCTAAAGAACCAGATGAAAGCGCCCCTGCTCCTGACAATTTAGATCAAGTTTCGACTTCTGGTAACACAGGACGACAAGAAGTTTCCAATCGTGAAGGTGCAGCAAGTCCAAGGATTACAATTGCAATACCTCCTGCACCTGACCACGAACGAAAGCCGGTTCATACTGCGG GTTACAACAAGGATTCCAGTTCTATAAAATCTCCTATGTCTTTTGGTAGAGCCAATCGAGGTGCGACGTTTTCCTTGACAAATCGTACCCCAGGAGACAGACATTCAATGTCTCTCCTTCCCTCTCAATTCCGAAAAACATTTACTTCGGCCTTGCCTGACAGGCTGAAAAGTAGCAATACTTTTCGTTCGGCAAACACATCAACCACAATGCCTTTCCTTTCGTATCAACCTACCGTTGGAAGAAATTCTGCGTTTTATGCTTTATCTGGTgaggaaagagaagaacTAGCCGGTATTGAATATCAATCTCTAAAAGTACTGACTGTTCTATtgacaatttattttttgctatGGCATGTTCTAGGCTTGGTTGGATTCCTTATTTACATATATACTGCAAAGGTTTCCGGTAGGGCATGTACAATCGCCGGAATTAATCGTGGATGGTGGGCCGCGTTTACATCCACTTCCTTATTTAATAATATTGGATTTGCTCTGCATAATGACTCTTTaaatcaatttcaaaaagcaatattCCCGCAGGTTATGGGGACTATTTTAATTCTTACAGGGAATacattttttccaattgcTTTAAGGCTGATGATTTGGTGTTCTCTATTGTTTAGCAGGTTTTTTAAACCGCATTTTCAACaatctttaatttttttacttgaGCATCCACGACGGAGCTTTACACTATTGTTTCCTCCAAAAGTTACGTGGTATTTAACTGCAAATTTGGTAGGTTTGAATTTagtttcgtttttcttctttatggTGCTCAACCTAAGCAATCAATATGTGGAGCAAATCCCAGTCGGATACAGGATTATGAACggtatttttcaaaacgCATCTACCCGAGCGGCTGGTTTTACGGTCGTAGATATTGGAAGTATTGCTCCAGCATTAATCGTAAGCTATATGTTTATGATGTACATTTCAGCATAT attgcTATGAGTATTCGACA AACGAATGTTTACGAGGAACGTTCCTTGGGAATTTATGCACCACCTGCGGATGAAAGTAGCGAAAGCGATACCGACAGTTCTGATAAAgagcagcagcagcagcaagATGCCAAGACCAAACCTAAAACAGGGAGAAACTATCTGGTAGATCATCTTCAACGTCAATTAAGTCATGATTTATGGTACATgttttttgggttttttCTCATTACGATTTTGGAAGGATCTAGGTTGCAGAGAGCGGATGAGCCA CAATTTACGCTATTTTCGATTTTGTTTGAGGTTGTTTCCGGTTATGGTACAGTAGGACTGAGTCTTG GATATGGGGATGCGCCGTCTTTGTCTGCTCAATTTCGAAAAATCAGTAAACTTGTGATGATAGCATTAGAG ATTCGTGGAAGGCATCGAG GACTGCCAAGTGCCCTGGATCGAGCA GTACTTATGCCATCTGACAAAAATTTTGATCGGGAAGAAGAGGATTACATTCGAAAGCATGGAAAGAATAAATGA
- the shk2 gene encoding PAK-related kinase Shk2, with protein sequence MLITVRGELVEIPSLTDIKQSTKGIVREGWVMIKEEKMKYLPWTKKWLVLSHNSISLYKSNKSDTAQLTILLKDIEKVERSKSRTFCFRVKLKIRQSTSVLQALEISVSHNMDCYEWMDAISARSLSNKVSGPMDPKHEIHVGVDDQGKYVGLPKEWSVVLKSDSICTKDFLKKPKSAIQTSNHSSGEYCYQRDYIEFGNQVKLKASIIRYSPPVFSPSAMSNEASIHNSDCTTTTSSYDDDEDQLTLNLEYKKKNNKDSSEPSQSSSSNDSSVMDLSFSEKLQPARSIRDKNGETSNVKLTEKQVMEVLKNSITSKDPSTIYSVKHKLGQGASGSVYLAKVKAGNELYNNGLVAIKSIDFHFQSRKELLLNEITVMRESFHPNIVSFLDAFLIKDRHLWVVMEYMDAGSLTDIIQQHKLNEEQVARICLETCKGIQHLHARNVIHRDIKSDNVLLDKQGKIKITDFGFCARLMDRSHKRVTMVGTPYWMAPEIIKQQKYGTKVDIWSLGIMIIEMLENEPPYLREDPMKALYMIAKTGTPSLKNPEFVSKELHSFLNSCLNTDTIFRATAAELLNHSFLQRACSPKSLIPLISTDVVKPRNH encoded by the coding sequence ATGTTGATCACTGTTCGTGGTGAACTAGTAGAGATACCTTCTCTCACAGATATAAAGCAATCGacaaaaggaattgttCGCGAAGGATGGGTAATGataaaggaagaaaaaatgaagtacCTTCCATGGACGAAGAAATGGCTTGTTTTATCGCATAATTCGATTTCCTTATATAAAAGCAACAAATCAGATACGGCGCAATTgacaattcttttaaaggaCATCGAGAAAGTCGAGCGTTCTAAATCTCGGacgttttgttttcgagtgaaattgaaaatccGCCAATCCACATCAGTTTTACAGGCTCTTGAAATTTCAGTCTCCCACAATATGGATTGCTATGAGTGGATGGATGCCATTTCAGCTAGAAGTTTGTCCAACAAAGTTTCAGGACCCATGGATCCTAAACATGAAATACATGTAGGAGTTGATGACCAGGGTAAATACGTAGGActtccaaaagaatggtCTGTCGTGCTCAAAAGCGACTCGATCTGTACCAAGGATTTCCTTAAGAAGCCCAAATCAGCCATTCAGACATCCAATCATTCCAGCGGAGAATATTGCTATCAAAGAGATTACATTGAATTTGGAAATCAGGTAAAATTGAAAGCTTCCATTATCAGATATAGCCCACCTGTGTTTTCCCCCTCAGCTATGTCGAATGAGGCATCTATTCACAATTCTGATTGTACAACCACAACCTCTTCGTATGATGACGATGAAGATCAATTGACATTAAATCTTGagtacaaaaagaaaaataacaaaGATTCTTCAGAACCTTCTCAAAGCAGTTCTTCCAATGACTCAAGTGTTATGGATCTTTCCTTCAGCGAAAAACTACAGCCCGCTCGTTCCATCCGTGACAAAAATGGTGAAACCTCTAATGTGAAGCTAACAGAGAAACAAGTGATGGAAGTCCTTAAAAATTCCATTACATCTAAGGATCCTAGCACTATTTATTCTGTAAAGCACAAACTTGGCCAGGGTGCTTCTGGATCCGTGTATCTGGCCAAGGTAAAAGCAGGGAATGAATTATACAATAATGGACTAGTAGCCATTAAAAGTattgattttcattttcagagTCGAAAAGAGCTGCTCTTGAACGAAATTACTGTAATGCGCGAATCGTTTCATCCAAACATAGTAAGCTTCCTTGATGCTTTTCTAATTAAAGACAGGCATCTGTGGGTTGTTATGGAGTACATGGATGCTGGTTCCCTAACAGATATTATCCAGCAGCACAAACTTAACGAAGAGCAAGTTGCTCGAATATGCCTAGAAACGTGTAAAGGCATCCAACATTTGCATGCACGCAATGTGATCCATAGGGACATCAAAAGCGATAATGTGCTTTTAGataaacaaggaaaaataaaaataacgGACTTTGGATTTTGTGCACGGCTCATGGATCGCTCACATAAGCGTGTAACTATGGTCGGGACGCCGTACTGGATGGCTCCTGAAATAATTAAACAGCAAAAATATGGAACAAAGGTCGACATATGGAGTCTTGGGATAATGATTATTGAAATGCTTGAAAACGAACCTCCCTACCTTCGAGAAGACCCCATGAAAGCATTGTACATGATCGCAAAAACAGGAACTCCTTCCCTTAAAAATCCTGAATTTGTATCTAAAGAattacattcttttttaaactcATGTTTGAATACCGACACAATCTTTAGAGCAACCGCCGCTGAACTATTAAACCACTCCTTCCTTCAACGAGCATGTTCACCTAAGAGCTTAATCCCTTTAATTTCAACTGACGTTGTCAAACCCCGTAATCATTAA
- the elo1 gene encoding fatty acid elongase Elo1 — translation MPSSRALSHNQMFAVENDSLASTKSSYSMPFVLFSQFQYPLWNWLNAFSEAIFGKSTSSFSFVVGKTHFSSFPTVAFLITGYYVSIFAGSRLMKNRSPIRLKKTFQYYNLVFSVTSSILALLIFEQVAPMIYQHGFFFSICNEKAWSQPLLFLYYCAYISKFLELADTFFLVLRKKPLQFLHYYHHGATALLVYSQIVGRTSISWLIIEINLLVHVVMYYYYYLVARGIRVPWKKWVTRFQIIQFFTDLGFIYFVFGTELLYRSKNYNKYCWGHCSGEPFAAFCGLITISSYLILFVVFYRNTYKKNAAAKKSKQSAPSNVSDNLHLKLFSKNNASLTESSCNTLVSNLGPISSGIRKDN, via the exons ATGCCTTCCTCTCGTGCTCTTTCCCATAATCAAATGTTTGCCGTGGAGAATGATTCGTTGGCTTCTACCAAAAGTTCCTATAGCAtgccttttgttttattcaGTCAATTTCAATATCCACTATG GAATTGGCTAAATGCTTTTTCAGAAGCAATTTTTGGTAAGAgtacttcttctttttctttcgtcGTAGGAAAGActcatttttcttcctttcctaCTGTCGCTTTTCTGATTACCGGTTACTATGTGTCTATTTTTGCGGGTAGTAGACTCATGAAGAATCGTTCTCCAATTCGTTTAAAAAAGACTTTTCAATATTATAACCTCGTGTTTTCTGTCACCTCCAGCATTCTTGCTCTACTGATATTTGAACAAGTTGCTCCCATGATATATCAGCACgggtttttcttttccatatgTAACGAAAAGGCCTGGTCACAACCTCTTCTCTTTCTATACTACTGTGCCtatatttcaaaattt CTTGAACTTGCCGATACTTTCTTTCTAGTATTACGCAAAAAGCcacttcaatttcttcactATTATCATCATGGAGCCACGGCCCTTTTGGTCTATTCTCAAATTGTGGGAAGGACTTCGATCTCCTGGCTAATTATCGAAATTAATTTATTGGTTCATGTAGTTATGTATTACTATTATTACCTTGTCGCCAGAGGCATCCGTGTGCCTTGGAAAAAGTGGGTTACCCGTTTTCAGatcattcaattttttacCGATCTAggatttatttattttgtttttggaactGAACTTTTATACcgttcaaaaaattacaacAAGTATTGCTGGGGCCATTGTTCTGGTGAACCCTTTGCTGCCTTTTGTGGTCTTATTACCATTTCTTCTTACCTAATTCTGTTTGTTGTCTTTTATCGCAACAcctacaaaaaaaatgctGCTGCCAAGAAATCAAAGCAAAGTGCTCCCTCGAATGTTTCAGATAATTTGCACTTGAAgctcttttccaaaaacaacgCTTCCTTAACCGAATCTAGCTGCAACACACTTGTAAGCAACTTGGGTCCTATCTCTTCTGGCATAAGGAAGGACAattaa
- the ndk1 gene encoding nucleoside diphosphate kinase Ndk1, with protein sequence MSQEQTFIAIKPDAVQRGLIGPIITRFERRGYKLRAIKLLVPDRTLLEKHYDEHKGKPFFEKLVGFMGSGPVCAMVWEGKDVVKTGRVMLGATNPLASAPGTIRGDYGIDLGRNVCHGSDSVDSAKYEINLWFQSAEIQQYDRAIEGWVYE encoded by the coding sequence ATGAGCCAAGAACAAACTTTCATTGCTATTAAGCCCGACGCTGTTCAACGTGGACTTATTGGTCCTATTATAACCAGATTTGAGCGTCGAGGATACAAGCTTCGCGCTATCAAGTTGCTAGTCCCCGATCGCACTCTCCTTGAAAAACATTATGATGAACACAAAGGAAAGcctttctttgaaaagctCGTCGGATTTATGGGTTCCGGCCCTGTTTGCGCCATGGTCTGGGAAGGAAAGGATGTAGTCAAGACTGGCCGTGTTATGCTTGGTGCTACAAATCCTTTGGCCTCTGCTCCTGGCACCATTCGTGGTGACTACGGTATTGATCTGGGAAGAAACGTTTGTCATGGCTCAGATTCGGTTGATAGTGCCAAGTATGAAATCAACTTATGGTTCCAAAGTGCCGAAATTCAACAATACGACCGCGCTATTGAAGGTTGGGTTTACGAATAA